The Macadamia integrifolia cultivar HAES 741 chromosome 4, SCU_Mint_v3, whole genome shotgun sequence genome contains the following window.
GTGGCGGCGCCACCAGGAGGGACTTTCCAACCCAAGGTGTCCCCGACGGTGTAGGTCTCGGGGGATGATTGGGAGCGGTTGATATTCACTGTTGGCACAACTGGGCTGATAGAAGGAACTGCAGGTAGTGGAGGGGCAGAGAGTGGAGGGACAGAGACGCTAATCGGAGGAGTTGCATGTAGTGGTGGGGCAGCCACATTGATAGGAGGAGTAGAAGGTAGTGGAGGGGTGGCGGCGTTGAGAGGAGGAGTAGCGTTGACTGGAGGAGTGGAAGGTAGAGATGGTGGAGGAGGGATGGTAGAGTTGACGGGAGGAGTAGAAGGTAgtgaaggaggaggagggacTTTCGTGTTGACGGGAGGAGTAGAAGGAATTGATGGAGGAGGAGGGACTTCAGTGTTGGCTGGAGGAGTAGACGGTATTGATGGAGGTGGAGGGACTTTAGTGTTGGCCGGAGGTGTAGAAGGTATCGATGGAGGAGGAGGGGTAGCAGTGTTGACGGGAGGAGTCGATTCAAGTGATGGAGGAGGAGGGGTAGCAGTGTTGACGGGAGGAGTCGATTCAAGTGATGGAGGAGGAGGGGTAGGAGTGTTGACGGGAGGAGTGGAGGGTATTGATGGAGGAGGAGGGATAGCAGTGTTGACTGGAGGAGTGGAGGGTAgtgatggaggaggaggaatagCAGTGTTGACCGGAGTATTAGGCGGTAGTGATGGCATTTGGCCGAGGGCACACTTCAGATGCAGAGATGCTATAATCATAACAGCTGCGACCGCCCAAATCACCTTCctacccatcttcttcttcttctattcaactctgctgctgctgctgctgctcccTTCGCTAgagtctctctctcccctccctgcCTCTCTTAAGTCTCTTCTTCTGTAAATCAGTGAAGGGTTGTCGAGCCTGAGCGATGAAGTGAGTGGTCTCGTctattgtttcttctttatATATGCAGACTTCGGAAAAGAAGGGGGCGGGCCCCACTCCCATTGAAAGTGTCGAAATATTTCCCTCTCACAGTCGACTCTTCTGTATTGCCCTCGATTGGAACGTGGGAACATgttatcattttccttttttttttcgaattCCAAAATGGCGAAACTTTAGTCCTTCTTCCTTGACCGAAAAGGGGGGAGGGTTTCTGCGAGATTGGCATTTTCCCGTCGTGCCTTGGACGGGGTTAATGTAAATTTATATTAATCGATAAAGGCTGCTTTTTTTTCTAGGGATGTAGATGGATGGAATACGGATCGAATTCAAATCAGATGTATTTGGaattagatatttttttttatcataattgGATACCCTCAAGTGAATATGGATGCGAATCGAATTCAAATTTTCAACTATCCGTTTGTTCTTTGACTTGGGTAATCCGGACATTCTTCCCCCCCCCTATTGAATATATTTTGTTCTTAATTCATAtttctaagttgttttaactcttttcatCATTCTCTCGAACatgtttaaacttcaagaactctcaaaatcattaattgattatttaatcggataattattttttgaataattcggattttattttgaatataCCTTTTAAATGAATACGGATACTCTAAACGAATACGATTGCAAGTTTGAATTCAGATTTCgattatccatttacatccctacttttttcctttcttcaccTGCGCAAAGAATCTCTTTAAAATTTGATTCATTCAGAAAAAAGGATTTTAGATCTTCATTGGTGAGAGACTATAATTTTTCGACTAAAAAAGAAATGGCTTTGTTTCATTGCAGgaatatttgaaagaaaaatgaaaattttaaattaaaagaaacttatgtaatcattacccaaacttgttttcacatccatccATGGTGTTGGAGGGTACAACACAGATAGAAAAGATTTGGATTCCTTTTATCATCCCTTATGATCCAATGTGATTGTACAAACTACTTAAATTTgttatcatatttaataataatatattttacatatattttatattttataacaaAGGGCTTTGGATGCGGAAactaaagtgaaatttaattattaaatatataatgATTTGGAATTAGTGATATAGTCATGTAGAGctatgattacaaaaattttgtttttaagtttgaaaattttacttcccttccctttgcaaccaaacaaaaccaatgaaaaaattaaaaataatttatctCTTATAACTTAATGAAAGTGTCTAAATAACATCTCTATAGGTGTGTTTAGAACTTTCCTTATCAATTTAGCTGAGTTCTCAAACAGTGTGGACTCCGTGGTAGAAATTAAGCTCTCCCTTCCTCCAATGTTGAATCCTTAAGACTCATTCAACCGTAGAAATCAAGAGCTTATTTTTcaggttcttttttttattcataataatgaagcaacaatttaaaaaacaaacacaTGCAAAGGGAACCAAAGACTTGAGAGAAACGAGATCTATTAATATTATATTTTCGTATCTAATTACAATGATTTTAAGTGGAACGAAGAAGAATTAAAATGATCATAAACGTGACCTTTAAGATGAATAAATTAAACTAACACGACAAACgcgagaaggagagaggaggcTTTGCAATTTGCAATTTTGTATTAAGTAAGGGTTAAGACAACAAGCTTTCTTAGTCTCAACCAAGTACACAAGCCTTAAATTCTTTCAATGTTTACTTAAGAGTTAAGAGTTAGACCTGTACTATATTTATGCCgtgtttttcaaaattttcttttttttttttggaagtaaAAGAATAGTTGGGCTACATTAGTTTGGATGAATTGTCGAGAAGTGGTAGATTGGCTCACGCTGGGAAATGTTAAATgatggttttcagaaaaaaataaaaaaataaaaaaataaaaattaataataattttgtaTGATGTTGCTCAACTCATGAAGTGTTTTATCTTTATATGCATTGTTAAGAGATCCAAGGAATAGGTGTCTATTGCCCATTAATGGACAGTAACTGTAAGGGTTGATGAAATCCCGATTACAGTAAAAAATGATGTTGaaattgttttatttgttttagtaagtaaaaataaaataaaataaaataaaaaaagaagaagaagaagaagagggaatgaatgCTCATTAGTTGTGAGGCCCTTTTACGCATACAGTGGCAAAATGATACTCCCACCCTTGTGAAATCCAAAAAAGctcactccttttttttttttttttttttNNNNNNNNNNNNNNNNNNNNNNNNNNNNNNNNNattagaagaaaagaaaaattattaacTACTAAAATAAGTGTCTATCAAGATATTAGGATCTCTAATTAGAGTTTTCAAGTTCATAGCCTTGTGGGCTAAGGCTTTGACCGAGAAAAATAGGTAATTGTTACTTTTGTAACAAAATTTAGATTTAAACAAAACATCTGCAATGTCAAAATGGAGGGGTATTGTGCTCCATGGCCATAAGTTTGTGCTGTCGGCCGACATGATATTCTCCAACTCCCTTACTTCACTCCAGATTTCATCTAGCTCCCATCTTTTTTTCCTAGCTTGGTTCATTCCATACAGTAGACTCCTGGTTGTTGCCTCAAGATGCTTGCCTGTCATCACATAATTAGTATAAAGTAAGATAGACTTCCCTTAGGTTATAATTAGCATAGAAAGCCCACTCCTATTGATACCCATGTGTGTCTCCTCATTCATCCATGTGATGGTGTAGGGGCCACATAACCAGGGAGCGTTATTTTTCCTAATGTTTGTTAtcggatatatatatatatatatatattttggtaaggGACTTTTGTCCCAGGAAATGTGTGGTtctaagtttgactcctcttacctttTTGAGGCCAATCACACAAGGTGTTTAGTATTTTTCACTGTCTATGAGAATTGAATatttctcattcaatcccggtATAACCTGATCCATatagttgtggggtcaatatgaacCCACAGGACTAGTCAAACCAAAAGCCTGGATACCAGCCCGTTGTTagtcaaaaaatatatatttatttatatttattaaaaaacttcttaattctttttgTGGGTAAATCAAACCATATGCCTCAGGGGAATTTCTCTaacatttttcaattttaaaatcatgTATTATTTGCCGGTTCTTGTGCCGTACTGGTATACATTTTTATTTCCTCAATAGCAGACATATGAGTTCCCCCACACCTATTTTATTAAGTCAATTATACGTAGGCAATGTAAGCAATTAGTTTGGTCTAGAGATCTTAACCATGTGTGGAATTAAAAATGGATGATAAAGATAAGACTTACAAAACGGTGGAGCTtccttcaaatatttttttttggtaaacgagcttcattcaattcaaaaaatatatatttacagATCAACGCTACTCTTAGAATTTAGAATTTCACTAAAAGattctaccccaaaaaaaaaaaaaatgtatcaaaagatttatcattttttttttagaattgattttaaattatgaaaTCAAAATGGGAAGCTAGAGAATAAATAGACCTCATCAATCATTTGAATCTTTCATGGAAGggtatttaattgaatttaaatttaaatttgaatattAATATGTAGTTGatttacatcaattttttttttttaaatttgtaatTTATCCGTTTAAATCTTGACCCTAAATGTGTAGGTAGACTTATTGTTGGTCTTTAATTGATTTTCGCTAAACAGTGTTACTCGGTCGGTCAAGCtatgtttttttctctttactttCGCAAAGGATATTACGATTGGATAATTAGTCAATTGATAGTCCTTATTGGCTAGGTTTATACATTCGGCCCTAATTGCTTGATTTATTAGGTTAATTTAATTAGACTGAGATCAATCCATTAATTGCTAAGATCGACTGATTAATTNNNNNNNNNNNNNNNNNNNNNNNNNNNNNNNNNNNNNNNNNNNNNNNNNNNNNNNNNNNNNNNNNNNNNNNNNNNNNNNNNNNNNNNNNNNNNNNNNNNNAAGTAGACCACAAGAGACGCAAGGGTTGCCTTGCCTTGAGGTCTGCTAGCCTgagaaagacaaaaaaatagaagggttgagagagagagagagagagagagagagagagagagaggagtggtGGGAATCAGTAGGTTCCTCTTTCAAACTGAACTCTGTGCAGACAAAGCAAACAAGTAGAGGGAAACAGGGATGAAACGTAAAAgcccaaaggaaagaaaatccaCGGAGGATGAAAAAGAAAGTGGCGCAGATTGCTGGAGAGGAACCCCGAGTGCTAGTGTTAGCACAACATGCGCTGCGGTCCTcttgttttctgtttcttcttctgctgctctctctctcaattgggGCGTGGGGGAAGCAGAGCCAGAGCAGGAGAGTGAGCCCTTCCTCTTCCagctatgtttttttttttttcactaaaatcgtcgacaattccgatctcgtacaattccgtgcaataccaccttcaggtggtgacacgtgtattgataacaatacaatggtctagatcNNNNNNNNNNNNNNNNNNNNNNNNNNNNNNNNNNNNNNNNNNNNNNNNNNNNNNNNNNNNNNNNNNNNNNNNNNNNNNNNNNNNNNNNNNNNNNNNNNNNTAATGATGGCTTGAATCCATCAAGGCTCTCATGTTAAATGGGATTGCAAAAATTGTGAATTGGGAAGTTGTACTCTCTTGTGTAACAACCTAGTTAATGTATACCCTGGTTTTCAtagaatattttccaatatgAATTCTTACTAATTTGGGATCAAGTTCTGAAAgcataaggagaaaaaaaggcCAGAACTTGTTTAAGCTCTTTACCCATTTACAGATAATCTTCTTTGATGCAGCGCGATAGTTGAAATTGAGATAAATTAAGACAATGATATAACAGAAAGGACTAATTGGATCAACAAAGGGGGAATGGTTATCAACTTTGAGAGGAGTTACCTATTGCGGCATTCAATTTGAACAACctatagacatccaattttttcacccaccCCAACAGTGATGACAAATAGGGAATGATCAAGGCTCTTGCTTCATATCGAAAGGGAATCTAGTTCTTTTGTGATGTTCCAGACACCGGCAAAAACCCCGAGACCCGACAatggcctaaaaccctaaatcaaattCTGAACCTGGCTATAGCccaaatcagcccaaaaccttAATGCAACTCGAAACCCTAATTTGGCCCTAGGCCAATTTATTATAAGTACTCTCCGAAGGTGTGGGAGTGGAATGAATAAGGATTACTGGAAAAacccagagtgccacctcatcatagccctcccatagcctatccctggCAAAAGCTTTGTTAGAGTACTTCCTCAGCCAAAATTtcaaagtagcccatccctagtggaagctctaccgaactaacacctcagcctaagcccagagcaaccttccctagtcgaagctctaccagaattcaaatctgaaagtaatcgTTCATAGCCAAAACTCTTTccaaatattaccacagtcagcatctctccaaaaaggaagttggaggtcaagaccatcttccacTGAGCCGGGAGAATCCACCAGAAAGTTTGTGCCAGCACTAatcgggggtccacccctcttgacccgaaataggggtcaagatcaggtataatctctcacccgaaGTAGCACGATATAGACTTTTTAttaaccttattttagtgtatataattaattaaattcagtaaatgtatatatgtgtgataacttagccatacatgcggaataggaataattatgaaaaatgttcgttctcaagcatctaataggaagaccagtggaactgggtagattgggtgcctaacaccttcccaattctacaacatGACACATACCCTAAATTTTGAACTAGActaacttttgggcccttttcttaggaattggtcCCACCTCCAGGTCCTAGGcgcataatcctaggtggcgactccaaaaccTTTTGTAAAATCCCAATCcctcatattggaccatcaaatccccatctcaatgaCGACCCCTGCagtcttgcaaaataggcccccatgtaTCTCTGAGCAGTGGTACAATGGTGCAGGCCCtgtgggtaagcacacatgacacacccctctcCAAGAAAgacaaagagaggagagagggcccaATAAATAAAAGTCTTTTTCCCTTCCTCCCACAGAGGGGAAGAAGAGATCTCTGGCCGTTACCCTCACAATATGATCCCAATcaccatattggaccatcatcaacccTAGGAGGGTACACCTCTGAACCACTCTccataagaaagagaaagtgcGAAgccttgcgaaataggcccccacttATCTCTGAGCGGTGATATGACGGTGCAGGGCCTGCAGAGGCACACACATgcgaaagaaagagaaagaaggatatgtagagagagagagagaaagagagagagagagaggagagtgaGGGCCAAGATTTCTCAGTTGCTACCCTCACAGGTGCCTAGGCTTGCAATATGCTATCTAAGATTTGGtggacaatggaaccattgaggttaaaGTCAAACAAcatcccaatgtcaataccaacccactcctcGATCATGGCATAGTTAGCGTACTTGAAGGAGAATCAACGGAAATTGACACCACTCAACTCATTAGATTTGGAACTCAAAAAGGTCACATGAATGCCCTTACCTATAGGAAGCTTATAGGGGGAAGGACCAAAGTCAAGAAAACCCCTAaagaagagtcatcagaagaagaatcaagggATCAAAGACATGCATTACCTCCTTTGTTGCCAACTCCAGAAGAAAAATCCACTGCCTCATATCATCCACCTTCGCCAATCTCACCTCACCATCAAAAGGTaggaacctcatcatcatcttaccacccaTCATCTTCATTAGACCATTACACTTCGTATAACCTttcatcatcttaccacccactatcttcatcagaataccctatcATCACCTCCCCTTTGtaccaccccacctcatatccttcatcacccTCATATTATTCCCATTCCCTCGAGTTGGTGGATAATCCTCTCATTCTAGGGGGAGGATGGATTGGCGGATACCATTGGAAGGATATCTTTGTATTTCTAGAATCTCCAAaagtgacttcatcaacagatTCAGTAAACGTTTTGGGAGAAAATTGGGAGGATCATCCTACACTATCGATTAAGTCAACGACACCTTAAGAGGTGGTTCCCACTGAAATTGAAGAGGTCACAAATGACATTCTAAAACAGTAATGGCCTTGGTAGTAGGTGAATAGGTCAAAGAGCACGCTTctctaatccatatagggagcgACACAAAAGAAGATGAATCTAGTATGGTCGAACTTTGAGCCAATGAAACCAAATCCGATCCTATGGAGATTTTTTGATCCATCCATCTTGAATACTATAAacgtttggatgcaggagagTTTGAGGAcaatgaggaatctgatgaGGAGCCTAGTGAGGGTGAAATCAATGAAGAGGATGGCAATGCTGATGATGAAAATGAGGACCAGAATGATGTAGACTGCTGGGAAAGTTGGAGCAATGACGATGATGAGTCTGACAGTTATGTAGTAGGGGATCCAAGAGGATACTCAGTTTATGCTATAGTGGGGAGAAGACCCACTGATTGATCCAGTAGATGCTATCCGTTCGGCCTTGCCAATTCATACGGAGGAGGATGGATCCTCTTCTAATTCAGATTCTGATTCGGACAATAGTGAAGAACCAGAGCTAATCTTTGAGTGTCACTTGAATTCTGTGGCGAATCTAGAGAATATTTGGTAGAGATCTACAATTGACTAAGTGAAATGGTGCGCCATTTGGAAGAAACAAGCCAGATGTTGGGAGAAGTTGCCATCAGCGACCGCTACTATAATGAACAGTTGGGAGACCTTACAAAAATCTACTAGTGTGATGAAAACTAGAAGTgagaaagactacaagggtaaggcCTAGTAGTAGAGCAACCAAACACCAACAAGGCTAGATTTagtggttcaaagaaggagccTGAGAACCCAGTCTTAGCCCAACTCAACAAGGCTCAAgtgaatatctcaatttgggatTATTAATGGCTTCCCCTTCTCACCGTGAAGCTGTTCTGAAATCCCTCAAAAATGTTCAGGTGTCCATTGAAATAGATCTAGCACACCTCTCACAAATAGTACGGGCAACATAAGTTGTACAATCACTAACGTTTCAGATTTTGAGCTCCCCGCCAAAGGAACCCTACATAACAGAGCCTTGCTCATAATAGTGGAATGCCTTGAGAAGATTGTTCCTCAAGTTCTCACTGACAATGGGTATACTCAAAATGTTATACCCCTAAATTCAGCTAAGAGCATTAGTGCCaatatggaagaaatgaggccatcaAATCAGACGGTGTGAgtatatgacaacaccaaaaggGATGTCCTTGGAATCCTCACCACGACTATGGTAATTGGTCCAgtgaagtttgacattgatttccaagtcattgatataccagcatCCTTCAACATGCTCCTAGGAAGGCCATGGTTGCACCAAGCAAATGCAATGTCATCCAGTTTCCATCAGAAGGTGAAGTTTGTACATGAAGGGAAAGTGATCACCATAattggagatcctgaagtggtcaATACTCTAGCCAATAttgagaagggagaagagatggGCAATGAAGTCCAACTCAGTGGGTTTGAAATAGAGGGAACTTGTGCAGTCCTCACCAAGGAAGCACCTGAAGAAAAGATCTTGGCCCATTATGAAGCAATCTGGAGTCCCCCAGTTAGTCGAATGATGAAAAACATACAATACTTCCCTGGAATTGGATTACGGAATATCATCAGGTATTCCAAAGCTACCCACTTTGGTCATGAGCAAAGGAAAAAGCGGACCAGGGTACTATCCTCCAACTCCTAGATAGGGAAGCAAAAATGTCAGCAAGGGGCAAAAATTGTTGAGAATGACTAGGAGGATAGccacctcttactaccccactcttaATGGGTACTTTATGAAGGATGGAGGAGACTTTCCCTTCTAtgggaatgttgagccatggtttgatgagatTGCCACTAAAATGTAGTTGGGATTTGAAGTGGTCTTCTAGGATGAGTTCGACTAGCTTACTCATGAACTGGAATAGTTACAAATCATAGAAGGTGAGCAGGAGAGTTACATCATAGGAGTATTAGAAGTAGCATTGATTAAAGATGAGTTCTCCTCTAATAGTCCTACGATGTCGATCCGATCCAAGGAAGCACTGAGTCCTTgggtcctcctgaaaagagagtgggaaaagaaaataaaacttgTTTAGTCTCTACATCTTCCCACCGATCTGAAGAACCATATTTGTTCCTTTCTGTGAGAAGCGCGTGCACAAGAGCTACACGAACTGAAGCCCAGGTCTTTTAggggaagaagtgtgtatgccaAGGAGAGAagagcacaaaggatgatggtcTGCGTGTACTGCACCAGAATTAATTGCAATGGAAAGGTCCGTGATGGTGgccaaagatgtgaccaaggagtGGGGATGGTCTCGaacaataggcttgaaaagttggacttcatagaaagagtGTTGAGCAGTCTCCCCCACCTTTTGCCTcttagaaagtttggcttcaaaaaatatgaaattgatcAGCTCATATTTGTAAGCAAGCTAACACCTACCAAAGAAAACAATTCCAGCACTACTGAGGAAATGGCAGTCACCATcctagaggaaggagaaggcaTGTTAC
Protein-coding sequences here:
- the LOC122077486 gene encoding leucine-rich repeat extensin-like protein 3 codes for the protein MGRKVIWAVAAVMIIASLHLKCALGQMPSLPPNTPVNTAIPPPPSLPSTPPVNTAIPPPPSIPSTPPVNTPTPPPPSLESTPPVNTATPPPPSLESTPPVNTATPPPPSIPSTPPANTKVPPPPSIPSTPPANTEVPPPPSIPSTPPVNTKVPPPPSLPSTPPVNSTIPPPPSLPSTPPVNATPPLNAATPPLPSTPPINVAAPPLHATPPISVSVPPLSAPPLPAVPSISPVVPTVNINRSQSSPETYTVGDTLGWKVPPGGAATYSAWVTGKTFLVGDTLLFNFTTGNHDVASVTKAGFDSCSNSSNDIIGSLITTGPAKVVLEAEGEHYYICTFTKHCQLGQKLVLNVTGTASTPSVTPTSSPPPPPPSSAPSSSRVGFTGFFATLLTTAIVAFFV